In a genomic window of Candidatus Omnitrophota bacterium:
- a CDS encoding DNA translocase FtsK — MRERRINEVKGVILVAVGLMVLASLIRFDRLDLVFYTSHPNFPPKNLLGVFGAYLAGIIVLLFGNISSFIIPFLVIALGVKYFRQDKPYLSIPRILGMFVLLVSISSLIGMFNLSNDSFRFQTAGFFGTLTANFVTTYFSRLGGFIIFITFVILSLALVTEILISSLFLNAVEKLKSIFSGLFAFSNTRKAALVKIKPQNKTNLFSKKEEQQVSSKPKIFIPEPRSESKLNIQIKARPQDEKVKPKASDLKIGDYHLPSVDLLDEPPAPDTKQIKEDLEACARTLEDTLEDFGISAKVTDIIRGPVITRYELEPAPGVKINRIEALSDDIALAIKAQSIRIIAPIPGKGRVGVEVPNLHSALVCIKDLITCADFHKQRSALTLALGKDITGKPIFGDLDDMPHLLIAGTTGSGKTVCVNTCILSLLFKESPNDLKFLMIDPKMVELMPFNGLPHLLCPVVTDAKKAAVALNWVVSEMESRYVLLSKAGARNIEAYNQKQEKIPYIIVVVDEFADLMSVARDQIENAITRLAQLSRAVGIHLILATQRPSVDVITGVIKANLPARVSFKVASKVDSRTVLDMNGAETLLGKGDMLFLQPGKEDLIRIQGALVKDSEIERVVDFIKAQGEPVYDDQILKDQQKSSSSGGGEKDELYDEAVRVIMESNQASVSILQRRMRLGYTRAARIIDTMEMEGLVGQFEGSKPRRILVDREAWLRDLTAGNTPRE, encoded by the coding sequence GTGAGAGAAAGAAGAATAAATGAGGTTAAAGGCGTCATTCTAGTAGCAGTAGGGCTGATGGTTTTAGCCAGCCTTATCCGCTTCGACCGCCTTGACCTTGTCTTTTACACTTCGCATCCAAATTTCCCCCCTAAAAACCTTCTGGGAGTCTTCGGCGCGTATTTAGCCGGTATCATCGTCTTGCTTTTTGGCAATATCTCCAGTTTCATTATTCCGTTTTTAGTGATCGCCCTTGGCGTAAAATATTTCCGCCAGGACAAGCCTTATTTAAGCATCCCGCGCATCTTAGGAATGTTTGTATTGCTGGTTTCGATAAGCTCGCTCATCGGGATGTTTAATTTAAGTAACGATTCTTTTAGATTTCAAACCGCCGGGTTCTTTGGCACCCTTACCGCTAATTTTGTCACTACTTATTTTAGCCGCTTAGGCGGGTTTATTATTTTCATTACCTTTGTTATACTTTCTCTGGCTTTAGTCACTGAGATCCTCATCTCTTCCTTGTTTCTCAACGCAGTTGAAAAATTAAAATCTATTTTTTCCGGGTTATTCGCTTTTTCGAATACGCGAAAAGCTGCTTTGGTTAAGATCAAGCCCCAGAATAAAACCAATCTTTTTTCTAAGAAAGAAGAGCAGCAGGTTTCATCAAAGCCAAAAATATTTATACCTGAACCCCGTAGTGAGTCAAAATTAAATATTCAGATTAAGGCCCGGCCGCAAGACGAAAAGGTTAAGCCAAAGGCAAGTGACTTAAAAATCGGTGATTATCATTTGCCTTCTGTAGATTTATTGGATGAGCCGCCTGCCCCGGATACCAAGCAAATTAAAGAGGACCTTGAGGCTTGCGCCCGGACATTAGAGGATACCCTAGAAGATTTTGGAATTTCGGCAAAAGTTACCGACATTATCCGCGGCCCGGTAATTACCCGCTATGAACTTGAGCCGGCTCCGGGAGTAAAGATTAACCGCATTGAAGCATTAAGCGATGATATTGCCTTGGCGATTAAAGCCCAGTCGATCAGGATTATTGCTCCGATTCCGGGCAAGGGCAGGGTGGGGGTTGAGGTGCCTAATTTGCACAGCGCTTTAGTCTGCATCAAAGATTTAATTACCTGCGCGGACTTCCATAAACAAAGATCAGCTTTGACCTTGGCATTGGGCAAAGATATTACCGGTAAACCGATATTTGGCGATTTAGATGATATGCCGCATCTTTTGATTGCCGGAACTACCGGGTCAGGTAAAACCGTATGCGTGAATACCTGTATTTTATCTTTACTTTTTAAGGAATCTCCCAATGATTTAAAATTTTTAATGATTGACCCGAAGATGGTCGAGCTGATGCCTTTTAACGGCCTGCCGCACCTTTTATGCCCGGTGGTTACCGATGCCAAAAAAGCGGCGGTCGCGCTTAATTGGGTGGTCTCTGAGATGGAGTCACGCTATGTGCTTTTGTCTAAAGCCGGGGCAAGGAACATTGAAGCTTATAACCAGAAGCAGGAAAAGATTCCTTATATTATCGTAGTCGTGGATGAGTTCGCGGATTTAATGAGCGTGGCGCGCGACCAGATTGAGAACGCCATCACCCGCCTGGCCCAGCTTTCCCGCGCAGTAGGCATACATTTAATTCTTGCTACGCAGCGTCCGAGTGTTGACGTGATTACCGGGGTCATCAAAGCGAATTTACCGGCCCGCGTATCTTTTAAGGTAGCTTCTAAAGTGGATTCGCGCACAGTTCTGGATATGAATGGGGCGGAAACTTTGTTAGGTAAAGGGGATATGTTATTTTTACAGCCCGGAAAAGAAGATTTAATCCGTATTCAAGGGGCCCTGGTTAAAGATTCAGAGATTGAAAGGGTTGTCGATTTTATTAAGGCCCAAGGAGAGCCGGTTTATGATGATCAGATTCTTAAGGATCAGCAGAAAAGCAGTTCATCCGGCGGCGGGGAAAAAGATGAGCTTTACGACGAAGCGGTGCGTGTTATAATGGAAAGTAACCAGGCCTCGGTTTCTATATTGCAGAGGCGTATGCGTTTAGGGTACACGCGCGCCGCGCGGATTATCGATACTATGGAGATGGAGGGTTTGGTCGGCCAGTTTGAAGGCAGTAAGCCACGCAGGATTTTAGTTGACCGGGAAGCCTGGCTTAGAGATTTGACCGCCGGTAACACCCCGCGCGAATAA
- a CDS encoding phosphatidylglycerophosphatase A, producing MKLNNLGNFLVKAIASVFFIGYLPLIPGTFGSIAGVGLFYLLQGSGRPVYFLGILCIIVLGLFTSGRMEKLLNKKDPSCVVIDEVMGMLIALSFLPADLKIVVLAFVIFRILDTFKPYPAGRLQNLHGSVGVMVDDLIAGIYANIVVQVILKLVSFKTV from the coding sequence ATGAAGTTGAACAACTTGGGAAATTTTCTGGTTAAAGCAATAGCTTCGGTTTTTTTTATCGGCTATTTGCCTTTGATCCCGGGGACATTCGGCAGTATTGCCGGGGTCGGTTTGTTTTATTTACTTCAAGGGTCTGGTCGGCCGGTCTATTTTTTAGGTATCCTTTGTATAATAGTTTTGGGGCTATTTACCAGCGGCCGGATGGAGAAATTGTTGAATAAGAAGGACCCCAGCTGTGTGGTTATTGATGAAGTGATGGGCATGCTTATTGCCCTTAGTTTTCTGCCGGCGGATTTGAAAATAGTTGTTCTGGCTTTTGTAATTTTTCGGATCCTGGATACCTTTAAGCCCTATCCTGCCGGAAGGCTGCAGAATTTGCACGGCTCAGTTGGGGTGATGGTTGATGATTTGATCGCCGGGATCTATGCCAATATCGTAGTTCAGGTAATTTTAAAGCTAGTTTCTTTTAAGACAGTATAA
- a CDS encoding DUF4115 domain-containing protein, translated as MNIETAGARLKKIRQEKGLSLEDIQKKTKIHLNVLRAIEGDSISNLSPIYLKGFIKIYCGSLGLDPKEYIGSSSQPPTKPVLNATVGRPLGGRIENTTSFIKDASMKLNTMNLSVNLKKIAVLAVLALIFIFLGVNLIKFIFSRKKSPLERAKVLMVTSVPKSATLQNKVSKDLVQGLTVGIFARNKSWVSAKADGKTIFHGVLTRGRSETWRAKEKIELSLGDAGAVELQVNDQRFPNLGRRGKPLKNILINKEGLKISR; from the coding sequence ATGAATATCGAAACAGCCGGAGCCCGGCTAAAAAAGATCCGTCAGGAAAAAGGCTTATCCCTTGAAGACATACAGAAGAAGACTAAAATCCATCTTAACGTCTTGCGCGCAATCGAAGGCGACAGTATCTCGAATTTAAGCCCGATTTATTTAAAAGGTTTTATTAAAATTTATTGCGGTTCGCTCGGTCTTGATCCCAAAGAATATATCGGTTCAAGCAGCCAGCCGCCGACTAAGCCGGTATTGAATGCCACTGTCGGCAGGCCGCTAGGAGGGCGTATTGAAAATACGACTTCTTTTATTAAAGATGCTTCAATGAAATTAAATACCATGAACCTTTCGGTTAACCTTAAGAAAATAGCTGTATTGGCGGTACTGGCGTTGATTTTTATATTTTTAGGAGTTAATTTGATCAAGTTTATTTTTTCGCGCAAAAAGAGCCCTTTAGAAAGAGCCAAAGTTCTTATGGTTACTTCTGTGCCAAAATCCGCCACCCTGCAGAACAAGGTTTCCAAAGATCTGGTTCAGGGGCTTACGGTGGGGATATTTGCCCGCAATAAATCCTGGGTATCCGCTAAAGCCGACGGTAAAACTATTTTCCACGGAGTACTTACGCGTGGCAGGAGCGAAACCTGGCGCGCTAAAGAAAAAATTGAATTGTCGTTAGGGGATGCCGGAGCAGTAGAGTTGCAGGTTAATGACCAGCGTTTTCCTAATCTGGGCAGGCGCGGAAAGCCTTTGAAAAATATCCTGATCAATAAAGAAGGCTTAAAAATTTCCAGATGA
- the nusB gene encoding transcription antitermination factor NusB: MRKRTKAREYVLQMLYQVEITRGNWQETLENFWLSNERDDIPGELKDFSAELLGGVVNHMQEIDKKISKYAANWQLERMAFVDRNIMRLGCFELLFRQDIPPKVAINEAVELAKKYSGLESGKFVNAILDQVKIEKEK; encoded by the coding sequence ATGAGAAAACGGACTAAAGCGCGTGAATATGTGTTGCAAATGCTTTACCAGGTGGAGATTACCCGCGGTAATTGGCAGGAAACTTTGGAAAATTTCTGGCTGAGTAATGAGCGGGATGATATTCCCGGTGAACTTAAGGATTTTTCCGCGGAACTGCTTGGCGGGGTAGTCAACCATATGCAGGAGATTGATAAAAAGATCAGCAAATACGCGGCCAACTGGCAGCTTGAACGTATGGCATTTGTGGACCGCAATATTATGCGCCTGGGTTGTTTTGAACTCTTGTTTCGGCAGGATATTCCGCCTAAGGTTGCCATCAACGAAGCTGTGGAGTTGGCCAAGAAATATTCCGGCCTTGAGTCCGGAAAATTTGTCAACGCCATTTTGGACCAAGTAAAAATTGAGAAAGAAAAATGA
- a CDS encoding MiaB/RimO family radical SAM methylthiotransferase codes for MKQKLGVLSLGCPRNLVDAENILGRLSSKGYSIVDDLKDAQVVLVNTCAFIEEAKRESVDAILELIELKKQGKLKKIIVHGCLAQRYKDLKNQLPEVDAFVGTPGPNQQQLRFALTPKHYAYLKICEGCLNKCSYCVIPKIKGKLVSLDEEVIIQKVRRFNREKISELNIIGQDITGFGVDLGGASQLAGLLKKIIKNSPDIGWIRLLYLNPERITDELLELIASCKRVCKYIDLPIQHINDRILKLMNRKITKQEIVSLIGKIRKEIPGVCLRTSLIAGFPSETKKEFNELLEFVKEVKFDRLGVFIYSREEGTAAYSFKGQIPRKLKQERFAAIMSAQQKIAAELNSRFLGKTISVLVEEKQDGVYIGRSQADAPEVDGMVYVNSKKRLLEGEFVKAKITDTLEYDLAGELKL; via the coding sequence ATGAAGCAGAAATTAGGGGTATTAAGTCTAGGCTGCCCCAGGAATCTGGTAGACGCTGAAAACATACTTGGACGGCTTAGTTCTAAGGGCTATTCTATTGTTGATGACTTAAAAGACGCACAGGTAGTTTTAGTAAATACCTGTGCTTTTATTGAAGAAGCAAAACGTGAGTCAGTTGATGCTATCCTTGAGCTGATCGAGCTAAAAAAGCAAGGAAAGCTTAAAAAAATAATTGTTCACGGATGCCTGGCGCAGCGTTATAAGGATTTAAAAAACCAGCTGCCCGAAGTTGATGCTTTTGTGGGAACGCCGGGGCCAAACCAGCAACAATTAAGGTTTGCTCTAACTCCTAAGCACTACGCTTATCTAAAAATATGTGAAGGCTGTCTGAATAAGTGCAGCTATTGTGTAATCCCTAAGATTAAAGGTAAACTGGTAAGCCTGGATGAAGAAGTAATAATTCAAAAAGTCAGGCGTTTTAACCGGGAGAAAATTTCAGAGCTTAATATCATCGGCCAGGATATAACCGGGTTTGGCGTAGATCTTGGCGGGGCAAGCCAGTTAGCCGGGCTTTTAAAAAAAATAATCAAGAATTCGCCTGATATCGGCTGGATTCGGCTTTTGTATTTAAATCCCGAACGTATTACCGATGAACTGCTGGAGTTAATCGCTTCTTGTAAACGGGTATGTAAATATATTGATTTGCCCATACAGCATATCAATGACCGTATCCTGAAGCTGATGAATCGTAAAATTACCAAGCAGGAAATCGTATCTTTAATCGGCAAGATCAGGAAGGAAATTCCCGGTGTTTGTTTGCGCACTTCGCTGATCGCAGGTTTTCCTTCGGAAACAAAGAAGGAATTTAACGAGTTGCTTGAATTCGTTAAAGAGGTAAAATTTGATAGGTTAGGGGTTTTTATTTATTCCCGGGAAGAAGGAACTGCGGCCTACAGCTTTAAAGGGCAAATTCCCCGCAAGCTTAAGCAGGAGAGGTTTGCGGCGATTATGTCGGCGCAGCAGAAAATAGCCGCGGAATTAAATTCCAGGTTTTTAGGCAAAACTATCTCAGTCCTTGTTGAAGAAAAACAGGATGGCGTATATATCGGCCGCAGCCAGGCAGATGCCCCGGAGGTAGACGGAATGGTTTATGTGAATAGTAAGAAGCGGCTTTTAGAAGGTGAATTTGTGAAGGCCAAAATTACCGATACTTTAGAGTATGACTTAGCGGGGGAATTAAAACTATGA
- a CDS encoding CinA family protein, with protein MFDKILKQVHKKLLRNEKTIAVAESCSGGLLSYLLTDISGSSGYFLLGVVAYSNSSKEIILNIPAQTIARYTAVSSQVAVLMAKNVRKKAKSDLALSITGIAGPTGATANKPAGTVFICLSDKNKNDCRKFSFRGSRQDIRKKSAQEALRLLCARLSL; from the coding sequence ATGTTCGACAAAATCCTAAAACAGGTGCATAAAAAATTACTTAGGAATGAAAAAACCATCGCCGTTGCTGAATCCTGCAGCGGAGGACTGCTCTCTTACCTCTTAACTGATATCTCCGGCTCTTCCGGATACTTTCTTTTAGGGGTAGTTGCCTACAGCAACAGTTCCAAGGAAATAATCTTGAATATTCCCGCCCAAACAATCGCCAGATACACAGCAGTATCCAGCCAGGTAGCGGTATTAATGGCAAAAAATGTCCGCAAAAAAGCAAAATCCGACTTGGCCTTAAGCATAACCGGGATTGCCGGGCCAACGGGAGCAACCGCGAATAAGCCCGCAGGCACTGTCTTCATCTGCCTGTCCGATAAAAACAAAAACGACTGCCGGAAATTTTCATTCCGAGGCAGCCGCCAGGATATCCGTAAAAAATCCGCACAAGAGGCTCTACGTTTATTATGCGCGCGTTTATCGCTATAG
- the ribE gene encoding 6,7-dimethyl-8-ribityllumazine synthase: MVKVIEGKLLAKGQSFGLVASRFNDFMTKELVSGCVDTLIRHGAEEKDITVAWVPGAFEVPLVAQKMAKTKSFDALICLGTVIRGATPHFDYIASEVAKGVAKVSLDCNLPVIFGIITADSIEQAVERAGSKDGNKGRDAALSAIEMINLSGQLK, translated from the coding sequence ATGGTAAAGGTAATTGAAGGTAAGCTGTTGGCAAAGGGGCAGAGTTTTGGTTTGGTGGCTTCCCGGTTTAATGATTTCATGACCAAAGAGCTGGTCAGCGGCTGCGTTGATACTTTGATCAGGCATGGCGCCGAAGAAAAAGATATTACGGTAGCCTGGGTTCCGGGAGCATTTGAGGTTCCGCTGGTTGCCCAGAAAATGGCTAAAACAAAATCATTTGATGCTTTGATTTGTTTGGGCACGGTGATCCGCGGGGCAACTCCGCATTTTGATTATATCGCTTCGGAAGTCGCCAAAGGCGTTGCCAAGGTATCTTTGGATTGCAACTTACCGGTTATCTTTGGTATAATTACCGCCGATAGCATCGAACAGGCGGTAGAACGCGCAGGTTCTAAAGATGGCAACAAGGGCAGGGACGCGGCTCTTTCGGCTATTGAGATGATCAATTTATCAGGACAGCTAAAATAA
- the pgsA gene encoding CDP-diacylglycerol--glycerol-3-phosphate 3-phosphatidyltransferase, whose protein sequence is MNLANRLTVSRILLTFVFMFFLFCHGLWFKVLSLVVFTLAALSDLFDGMIAQRRNMVTDFGRLMDPIADKILVLAAFAVFVQLQLIDAWMFVIIVSREILITSLRLFALNKGKVLSAGRAGKHKTVLQMTVIFAILGFIVFKEIVLQYYTWNPGWEKVFRQGIFFLMLITVGLTLYSGLSYLWENRKVITRL, encoded by the coding sequence ATGAATCTTGCCAATCGCCTTACTGTGTCGCGGATCTTATTGACTTTTGTGTTTATGTTTTTTTTGTTTTGCCATGGGCTCTGGTTTAAAGTGCTTAGCCTGGTAGTTTTTACCTTGGCCGCCTTATCCGATTTGTTTGACGGCATGATTGCCCAGCGCAGGAATATGGTCACGGATTTCGGCAGGCTGATGGATCCGATCGCCGATAAAATCCTGGTCCTGGCTGCTTTTGCGGTATTTGTCCAGCTGCAGTTAATCGATGCCTGGATGTTTGTGATTATTGTTTCGCGGGAAATCCTGATTACTTCCTTACGCCTATTTGCTTTAAATAAAGGCAAGGTCTTATCCGCCGGCCGGGCAGGTAAACATAAAACTGTTTTACAAATGACCGTCATTTTTGCTATTCTTGGTTTTATCGTGTTTAAAGAAATCGTGCTGCAATATTATACCTGGAATCCCGGATGGGAAAAGGTCTTCCGCCAGGGGATCTTTTTCCTGATGTTAATTACCGTAGGACTTACTCTTTATTCCGGTTTGTCATATCTTTGGGAAAATCGTAAGGTAATTACCCGCCTATGA
- a CDS encoding bifunctional 3,4-dihydroxy-2-butanone-4-phosphate synthase/GTP cyclohydrolase II, whose protein sequence is MFNTIPEIIEDLKAGKMVVVIDDEDRENEGDLVMAASSVKPEDINFMAKFGRGLICVPMEEERLRFLELDPMLKNTLAASKEDPFKTAWMISVDAAHGITTGISAHDRAKTIEVLINPQAKPEDLIRPGHIFPLRSHLGGVLVRAGHTEASLDLMRLAGLYPAGVICEIMNDDGTMARLPQLREFAKKHSLKICTIASLIEYRRRREKLVEAVVQTKLPTKFGEFKLTIYRDKTNGQTHIALCMGSGFDESILVRVHSECLTGDVFGSLRCDCGRQLEKAMQIIAREKKGIILYMNQEGRGIGLVEKIRAYNLQDKGMDTVQANEALGHKADLRDYGIGAQILVDLGVKKIRLLTNNPRKIVGLEGYGLEVSERLPLEIAPNAENYKYLKTKKEKLGHQLEL, encoded by the coding sequence ATGTTTAACACCATTCCAGAAATTATCGAAGATTTAAAAGCCGGTAAGATGGTGGTCGTCATTGATGATGAGGACCGCGAAAATGAGGGTGATTTAGTGATGGCTGCCTCAAGCGTCAAGCCTGAAGATATAAACTTTATGGCTAAATTCGGCCGGGGGCTTATTTGTGTTCCAATGGAGGAGGAAAGGCTGCGCTTCCTGGAGCTTGACCCGATGCTTAAGAATACCCTGGCAGCTTCCAAAGAAGATCCTTTTAAAACTGCCTGGATGATTTCAGTGGACGCGGCTCACGGGATAACTACGGGAATTTCGGCTCATGACCGGGCTAAGACAATTGAAGTTTTAATTAATCCTCAAGCTAAGCCGGAGGATCTAATTCGTCCGGGGCATATTTTCCCTTTACGTTCCCACCTGGGCGGGGTTTTAGTCAGGGCAGGGCATACTGAAGCCAGCCTGGATTTAATGCGCCTGGCCGGGCTTTATCCTGCCGGAGTGATTTGTGAGATTATGAATGATGACGGGACCATGGCCCGCCTGCCGCAGCTTCGGGAGTTTGCCAAAAAGCATAGTTTAAAGATCTGCACTATTGCCAGCCTGATTGAATATCGCCGCAGGAGAGAAAAATTAGTGGAAGCGGTTGTCCAGACTAAATTGCCCACAAAATTCGGAGAATTTAAGTTAACTATTTATCGCGATAAAACCAATGGCCAAACCCATATTGCTTTGTGCATGGGGAGCGGGTTTGATGAATCGATATTGGTGCGCGTGCATTCAGAGTGTTTAACCGGAGATGTTTTTGGTTCATTACGCTGTGACTGCGGCCGGCAGTTAGAGAAAGCCATGCAGATTATTGCCCGCGAGAAAAAAGGGATAATCCTTTATATGAACCAGGAGGGCAGGGGGATTGGATTGGTTGAGAAGATACGCGCGTACAATCTTCAGGATAAGGGAATGGATACGGTCCAAGCCAATGAAGCATTAGGGCATAAGGCTGACCTGCGCGATTACGGGATCGGAGCCCAGATCCTGGTAGATTTAGGGGTTAAAAAGATCAGGTTGTTAACGAATAATCCGCGCAAGATTGTGGGTCTGGAAGGTTATGGCCTGGAGGTTTCCGAGCGCCTGCCTTTAGAGATCGCGCCCAACGCGGAAAATTATAAATATTTAAAAACAAAAAAAGAGAAACTAGGGCATCAGTTGGAACTTTAA
- the thpR gene encoding RNA 2',3'-cyclic phosphodiesterase, with translation MRAFIAIDLPSNIKNAISKMQDKLNTSLPKVNWVAPVNLHLTLKFLGEISPKQLDSINQIISQTVKTITGFKIKLESLGAFPNEACARIIWIGTDQAPKALEQIVAQLETKLAGLGIPKEGRPFRAHITIGRIKHRLNPCDLEKGIDQVKNDVVYENLEFNTRGITLFQSTLGKECPTYTVLKETSFKIT, from the coding sequence ATGCGCGCGTTTATCGCTATAGATCTTCCTTCAAATATCAAAAATGCTATTTCTAAAATGCAGGATAAATTAAACACCAGCCTGCCTAAGGTCAACTGGGTTGCACCGGTTAACCTGCACCTTACTTTAAAATTCCTCGGCGAGATTTCTCCCAAACAACTGGACAGTATTAATCAAATAATTAGCCAGACAGTAAAAACAATTACTGGCTTTAAAATTAAATTGGAGTCTCTGGGAGCTTTCCCAAATGAAGCTTGCGCCCGGATAATCTGGATAGGCACCGACCAGGCGCCCAAAGCCTTAGAACAGATTGTCGCGCAACTGGAAACCAAGCTTGCCGGACTGGGAATCCCCAAAGAAGGCCGACCCTTTCGCGCCCATATTACTATCGGCCGCATTAAACACCGCCTTAATCCTTGCGATTTAGAGAAGGGAATTGATCAGGTAAAAAACGATGTGGTTTATGAAAATTTGGAATTTAACACCCGGGGAATTACTTTATTTCAGAGTACGCTGGGTAAGGAATGTCCAACTTATACTGTCTTAAAAGAAACTAGCTTTAAAATTACCTGA
- a CDS encoding PHP domain-containing protein, protein MKYADLHVHTLASDGTFGPAQLVKESIKRKLSAIAIVDHDTVDAISASIAEAEGKDLEIIPGIELTARHEGQEIHILGYFLDYRNKALLRKLISLRENRVERVYKIVKNLAGLGVNLDANTVFGISGESTVGRMHIARALVKEGHVANIPEAFRKYIGDRSPAYVLGFYLSVQEAIKMIKDAGGVAVLAHPYLLRNDALITEFAGYGLQGIEIYYPEHSQSLVNFYLELAKKLNLAVSGGSDFHGSAKPDIKLGMVKIPFELVEKLRGLKND, encoded by the coding sequence ATGAAATACGCTGATTTGCACGTGCATACTTTGGCTAGCGACGGTACATTTGGGCCGGCGCAATTAGTCAAGGAAAGTATCAAACGTAAGCTTTCGGCAATTGCCATAGTTGATCACGATACCGTGGATGCGATTTCTGCCTCAATAGCTGAAGCAGAAGGTAAAGATCTGGAAATTATTCCCGGGATTGAATTGACCGCCCGACATGAAGGCCAGGAGATACATATACTCGGGTATTTCCTGGATTATCGAAATAAGGCGTTGCTTAGAAAATTAATTTCATTACGGGAAAACCGTGTTGAGCGGGTGTATAAAATCGTAAAAAATTTAGCAGGATTGGGAGTTAATCTTGATGCCAATACTGTTTTTGGCATTTCCGGAGAATCTACGGTGGGCCGGATGCATATTGCCCGGGCATTAGTCAAAGAGGGCCATGTCGCCAATATCCCCGAGGCATTTCGTAAATATATAGGGGACAGGTCCCCGGCCTATGTTTTGGGTTTTTATCTTTCCGTGCAGGAGGCGATAAAAATGATTAAAGATGCCGGCGGGGTGGCTGTTTTGGCGCATCCCTATTTACTGCGTAATGACGCTTTGATTACTGAATTCGCAGGATATGGCTTACAGGGAATAGAGATTTATTACCCCGAACATTCCCAATCGCTGGTTAATTTTTATTTGGAATTAGCTAAGAAACTTAATCTTGCGGTTAGCGGAGGCAGTGATTTTCACGGCAGCGCAAAACCGGATATAAAGCTGGGTATGGTTAAAATACCGTTTGAACTGGTAGAAAAACTTCGCGGGCTAAAAAATGATTAA